One segment of Panicum virgatum strain AP13 chromosome 1K, P.virgatum_v5, whole genome shotgun sequence DNA contains the following:
- the LOC120646022 gene encoding F-box protein PP2-B10-like, giving the protein MEAAAAQSGCACEITRLPEELLSASIARAAPRDACRAAAVSPAFRAAADSDAVWARFLPREVPPLADGELSPAPPCKKALFMRLCDSPVLLADGLTSMWLDRETGAKCYMLSARALCIIWGRGDTPQYWRWIPSPVPDRIPPNRIHRKGADESMAATTAPPSCEIARLPEDLLAASIARTTPRDACRAAAVSPAFRDAADSDAVWARFLPRDLPPLADGELSPAPPSKKALFMRLTDSPVLLADGLMSTWLDRETGAKCYMLSARALCIIWGDTPQYWRWIPLTDSRFSEGAELRVVCWLEIRGKIHCKMLSQNSTYTTYMVFKISDESYGLDSPLQEAAVIIGENKFTRQVCLQGHENEGEDEEEVPQNYRSLMVPDIRRRLRRRNCRIPPGVIVPKKRADGWMEIEMGEFKNEEGEDGEVSISLMETIGGNWKKGLILQGIEIRAKK; this is encoded by the exons atggaggcggcggcggcgcaatcCGGCTGCGCCTGCGAGATCACGCGCCTGCCAGAGGAGCTCCTCTCGGCGTCgatcgcccgcgccgcgccgcgggacgcctgccgcgccgccgcggtctcGCCGGCCTTCCGCGCCGCGGCCGACTCCGACGCCGTCTGGGCCCGCTTCCTGCCGCGCGAAGTCCCGCCTCTCGCCGACGGGGAGctctcccccgcgccgccgtgcaaGAAGGCGCTGTTCATGCGGCTGTGTGACAGCCCCGTCCTCCTCGCCGACGGCCTCACG AGCATGTGGCTGGACAGGGAGACCGGCGCCAAGTGCTACATGCTCTCGGCGAGGGCGCTGTGCATCATTTGGGGGCGGGGCGATACGCCGCAGTACTGGCGCTGGATCCCATCACCGGTTCCAG ACCGCATCCCCCCGAATCGAATCCATCGAAAGGGGGCGGACGAATCtatggcggcgacgacggcaccCCCCTCCTGCGAGATCGCGCGCCTCCCGGAAGACCTCCTCGCGGCGTCGATCGCCCGCACCACGCCGCGGGacgcttgccgcgccgccgcagtctCGCCGGCCTTCCGCGACGCGGCCGACTCCGACGCCGTCTGGGCCCGCTTCCTGCCGCGTGACCTCCCGCCGCTCGCCGACGGGGAGCTCTCCCCCGCACCTCCGTCGAAGAAGGCGCTGTTCATGCGCCTCACCGACAGCCCCGTCCTCCTCGCCGACGGCCTCATG AGCACGTGGTTGGACAGGGAGACCGGCGCCAAGTGCTACATGCTGTCGGCGAGGGCGCTGTGCATCATTTGGGGCGATACGCCGCAGTACTGGCGCTGGATCCCTCTCACCGACTCCAG GTTCTCAGAAGGTGCTGAGCTCCGGGTTGTTTGCTGGTTGGAAATACGTGGCAAGATACACTGCAAGATGCTCTCGCAAAACTCAACTTATACCACTTACATGGTGTTCAAGATTTCTGATGAATCCTATGGGCTGGATTCTCCACTCCAGGAggctgcagttatcattggggAAAACAAATTCACTCGTCAGGTTTGCCTCCAAGGTCATGAGAATGAGGGTGAGGATGAAGAAGAGGTGCCTCAGAATTACCGATCTCTTATGGTTCCAGACATCCGACGAAGGTTAAGGAGAAGAAACTGTCGTATTCCTCCTGGAGTGATTGTGCCTAAGAAAAGGGCTGATGGCTGGATGGAGATAGAGATGGGTGAattcaagaatgaagaaggtgAAGATGGTGAGGTGTCTATCAGTCTCATGGAGACAATAGGAGGCAACTGGAAGAAAGGTCTTATTTTGCAGGGCATTGAAATTAGAGCAAAGAAATAA